ATAAATGCGTTTGTTGCTACCTTATGGGATATTGAAAGGAGAGGTTTAGTTTCAATAGATGAAGGAGGTATAACCATAAAAAGTAGAAAAATTGAGGATTTGGATGAGTATGAATTGAGGGTTTTTAATTTCATTACTAAGTATTCTAGTAAGGAAGCTGAAGTGAAGAGGTTTGACTTTAATGGGTTTAAGAGTTTAGTTGACGAATACTATAGAAATTCGCAGATTTCAGAGTTACAGCTGATAAAGGAAGACTTTGACTCTGTAGTCTCATATTCTGCCTCTGATCTGATGAGAGAGTTTGTGGATAGAAGTGGTGAGATGGTGTTATTTAAGATTTGTAAGATAACTGTAATAGGAATATCTGTGATGTTTTTAATGCTGTATATATTATCTAAAGTTTTTCTGGGGTATATTTACTTTGCGGATCTGTTTTGGAAAATTCTTGGCTTTGTAGCAATGTCTATTGTCTTACTTTTACAGCCGTCTCATTTATTTGGTAGATGGAAGGGAGAACTTTATAAAGAGAAACTTGAGTGGGAGGCTTTTGCTAGGTTTCTTTCAAGCTTTACCAAGATTAAGGAGATGGGTTTTGATAGAGTAGGAATGGATGTTTGGAAAGAATGGTTTGTGTATGCTGTTGCATTAGGAGTTGGAGGTAAATTTGTTGAAAATTTGATGAATTTAGGTTTGGAGATTCCTGTGGTAAGTAGTGCCTATTACAGCAGTCTAGAAAGCTTGACTGATATCTACAATACTACAAGCTCGCATGTTTCGTCACTTAGTTCACAAAGTGGAGGAGGTGGATATGGTGGAAGCGGTGGCTCTGGGGGTGGTGGTGCTGGTGGTAGATAATTTTTGTAGGAGGTGATATATGGACATAAACTCAATATTGAACATAGTTGTGATGGGTATAGTGTTTCTGATTTTTATTATCATCTTTTTTTACGTTGTGGGAATTTACAATAGGCTAGTGACCCTAAGAAATGGTTGGGAAGCTACTTTCAACCAAGTTTTGGTAACCCTAAAAAAGAGGTTAGATATGATAACTCAACTCGTTGAAGCTGTAAGGAGTTATACTAAGTTTGAAAAAGATCTATTTGTGGAAGTTACAAGACTAAGATCGTCCGCAATGGAAGCGAAAACCCCCGACGATGTGAATAAAATAGAGGGGGGTCTTAGAAGCATAATGAGGGATATAAAGATAGCAGTTGAGGCTTACCCAAACCCACAAGCTGTTGGGTTAGTGTCAAACCTTATGAGTTCTGTATCGG
The Brevinematia bacterium genome window above contains:
- a CDS encoding LemA family protein, which codes for MDINSILNIVVMGIVFLIFIIIFFYVVGIYNRLVTLRNGWEATFNQVLVTLKKRLDMITQLVEAVRSYTKFEKDLFVEVTRLRSSAMEAKTPDDVNKIEGGLRSIMRDIKIAVEAYPNPQAVGLVSNLMSSVSEIEDEAARYRYTYNNIVQEFNTICDIFPSNIVASILGFKKTEYLQVEREEVEKRPEITF